The nucleotide window TAAAGAGTGGGCCGGAGAGGGGAATGACAAGTTCAAATGGTCGGTTCCACTTTTCGTTATTATTGATCAGCTTGCATCGTCGAATGGACCGGTAAAAAGTATTCAAGATCTTCATGGCGCTACAGTGGGCACCGTTCTCCGCTATCGATATCCTGGTATCTTCGAGGATAGCATCAAGAAAGGCGATATCTTCAGGGATGAGGTCAAGTCAGAAGAAGCTCTGCTGAATATGCTTTCAAAAAAGCGCATCAACTATGGAGTCATCGGCCATGTTCAGTTGCGCTACTATCTTAAGAATCACCCAAACTCGAAAATTCATTCTTCCGCGTTGGTCCTTTCAGAGAATGTGATTCGCTGCTGGGTTCGCAAAGGTTCAACTTTAAGTGTTGAACGTCTAAATGCTGCCATTGAGCAAATGAAAAACTCAGGTCGTCTTGAGGAGATCTTTTCTCGTTATCGATAGACTTAATAAGGACTCTCGCCCAATTTTAGGTCCACCAAATTACTGCAGAACTCTCTGCTTGAACTATCCTGCCAAAAGTCTGTATTGAACAGGTCTTTGATCTGTCTTTAATAAGCTTTGTTAAAGCATTATCAAAATATACTCATAAACACGCCTGACGTCTCGTCACCTCCATAGCTAATATTCCGATCAATTCTCATAAGAAATACTCACTTTTCAAAAAGGGGGACTTCAAGGACGACATGATATGAACAACAGATTGTTCACTGTTTAGATAAACAGAATAGGTCATTTGCAAATTAAGCACCGACTCGGATGTCGGTACCTGGGCTGGCGAATGTAGGTATTCGCAAAGCTATAAAACAACTCAAGGAGGGAAATTGAAAATGAAAAATAAATATTAACGGAGGAATTTAAAATGGGAATGAGAGTATCAACAAACGTATCGGCATTGAACGCGCAAAGAAACTTGGTTGGTTCCCAAAGAGCCATCAATGACTCAATGGCGAAATTGTCTTCGGGAAGCCGAATCAACAAGGCAGCAGATGATGCTGCTGGGTTGGCAATTTCTGAAAGCTTCAAGGCGCAGATTAGGTCCGCATCAATGGCGCAGAGAAATGCGAACGATGGTATTTCGATGGTTCAAACTGCAGAGGGTGGACTGAATGAAATCGGTAACATCGTTGTTCGTTTGAGAGAGCTGGCTATCCAAGGTGCCTCTGACACTGTTAGCGGGACAGAGCGTGGAATGTTGAACAAAGAGGTCACTCAGCTGAAGTCTGAGGTCCAGCGTATTGCTAGTGTGACGACGTGGGGAACGACTAAGTTGCTTGATGGTTCAACGCCGGATTTTGACTTTCAGGTGGGGATTCGCAACAACGCAGAAGAAGATCGTATCACTTTCAAAGCTAGTGAAAATATGGGGACGTTGGATGCACTTGGAATCACAGGCATCGATTTTTCCTCGAAGGAAGGATCGCAAGAGGCTTTGAAAATGCTCGATGATGCGCAAACTCATGTAAGTGGAACACGCGCAAATTTGGGAGCTCTTCAAAACAGATTAACATCGACAGTGGATAACTTAGGTGTTGCTGTTGAGAATATGTCTGCGGCGCACAGCCGTATTCGTGATACAGATGTTGCTCAGGCATCTTCTGAGATGACCCGCAATAATATCTTGCTTCAAGCTGGCACATCCACTTTGGCGCAGGCGAACCAAAGCACGCAGTTGGCTCTGAAGTTGATCGGTTAGATT belongs to Bdellovibrio svalbardensis and includes:
- a CDS encoding flagellin N-terminal helical domain-containing protein, translating into MGMRVSTNVSALNAQRNLVGSQRAINDSMAKLSSGSRINKAADDAAGLAISESFKAQIRSASMAQRNANDGISMVQTAEGGLNEIGNIVVRLRELAIQGASDTVSGTERGMLNKEVTQLKSEVQRIASVTTWGTTKLLDGSTPDFDFQVGIRNNAEEDRITFKASENMGTLDALGITGIDFSSKEGSQEALKMLDDAQTHVSGTRANLGALQNRLTSTVDNLGVAVENMSAAHSRIRDTDVAQASSEMTRNNILLQAGTSTLAQANQSTQLALKLIG
- a CDS encoding substrate-binding periplasmic protein, coding for MKIVLVLISLISLQTLAAEKKKLVTVIGSNMAAPFLLDAPNKESNPQGLTTDYLKELANILGESFEIRVLPKFRIREQFEKDEIDLNCYTTKEWAGEGNDKFKWSVPLFVIIDQLASSNGPVKSIQDLHGATVGTVLRYRYPGIFEDSIKKGDIFRDEVKSEEALLNMLSKKRINYGVIGHVQLRYYLKNHPNSKIHSSALVLSENVIRCWVRKGSTLSVERLNAAIEQMKNSGRLEEIFSRYR